From the bacterium genome, the window CTCTAATTCTCTATAGTCATCAGGATTTTCACTTCCAATAATTTTACACCCCCGCTCTAAATGAAGTTGAACATTACTTTTAAGTTCTATTGTTCCTGTTTTAAAAATTCCACTACTAAATATAATTTTTCCTCCTCCATTTTCATTACAGGTATCTATTGCTTTCTGAATTGCTTCTGTGTTAATTGTTTTTCCATCTCCTTTTATATCAAAGTCCTCAATTTTATATATCCCCATATTTTCTTATCCTTTTTTTAAAAAATATTATCATATTTTGTAGAGAAATTAAATCAATTTTTAAATACTCAATCAATACTAAAATATAATTAGGTTGTAGTAAATAATTATATATATTGTTGAGTTTTAATAATAAAATAATTCAAAACTTCAGAAGTTATGGAGTTAAGAAAAAAATTAAAAAGCCAATTCCAATATTTTTCTAAAATCTATTTCTTTTATTTTCATTCCTTCAATTGCTCTTTCACAACCAATTTTTGAAAGTTCTAAAAGTTCATCTATATCTTCACTTTTTACCCCAACATCTCTTAAATTAAAAGGCAATCCCATATTTTTAACAAAGGCACTTAAATTTTCAATACTTCCCCATATTTTATTTAATTTTTCAATTTCTTTTTTATAACCATTATTATAAAGGTATTCTAAAATATAAGGAAGAAATAGAGCATTAGCAGTTCCATGATGAATTCCATATTTTATTGTAAGTGAATATCCCATCCCATGAACAATTATTGTTCCTGTTTTATTTATTGCCAGTCCAGCGAGAAGAGAAGAAAAAAATACTTTTTCTTTACTTTTTTCATCTCCCTTACCTGCATAAGGCAAGAACTCCCATAAAATTTTTAGCGATTCAGTTGAAAAAATCTCTGAAAATTCATCACTTTTAATAGAAAGAAAACTTTCTACACTATGTGAAAAAGCGTCCATCCCAGTTGCAGCAACAAGTTTAGAAGAAAGTGTTGCCAGAACTGATGAATCTAAAATTGCCATTTTGGGTATAATTTTTTCACTTCTTATTGTTTTTTTAGTCCTTCCTTTTTTATAAACAATAACTGAATATCTTGTAACTTCACTTCCTGTCCCAGATGTTGTTGGAATTGCAATTACTGGTAATGGTTCATTTCCATATTCCTTTTCTCCAAAATAATCCTCAATTTTCCCTGGATTTTTACTTCTTACTGCTACACCTTTACCAACATCCATTGCACTCCCACCACCAACTGCAAGGATACAATCACAATTTTCTTTTTTACAAAAATCAACTGCAATTTCAACATTTTCTGTATCTGGTTCTGGTTCAACATTATAAAAATGAGAAAATTTTATTTTTTCCTTTTCAAGTACATTTTTAATTCTATTAAAAAGTCCTGATTTGAAAATAAAATTTTTTCCACTTACAATTAGAACTTTTTTTCCATAATTTTTTATTTCGCAAAGATACTTTTCTATACCTTCATTTTCAAAATAAACTTTTCCTGGCATAAAAAAATATGATGATTTCATCTTATTCCCCCATTTGTTTTCTTATAATTTCCTCTTTAACTTTCATTATCTCTTTCCATGCTAATGATGCATAAAATCTATGTCCAGAAGGTCCAACTACAAGTTTAATTCTTTCAGGATGGCCTGCTTTTTCATATATTTCCTTTGCTTTGTTAAATGCCTTTCTAACACCTGCAATCGGGAAAATATTGTCCTCTTTTCCTGCAACAATAATTAAAAATTTAGGTGCAATTAAACCAGCAAGGTCTTCCATACCAAAATATTTAAAAGATGATGGAATATAATTATCCATACAATGTCCTATTTTCATAATTGAGTCCTCATATGTACAAAAAGAACAGGAAGGAACAGAAATTTTTATTCTATCCTCAATACAGGAAGCATAATAAGTTATTGTTCCACCACCTGAATTGCCCATACAACCAATTATTCTTTTATCAACAAATGGAAACTGGTATAACAAATCAATTCCCCTTATAACATCGGATATCCTTTCACTTATTAAAGTATGCCCTAACATTAAAGAATGCATAGTAGCATCCCAGCACCTATTTTCCATTTTCTGTTTTAATAATTTTTCTTCTCTTTCTCCAAAACATCTCTGTTCAATAGCAAGTGCAACGAATCCATTCTTTACTGCCTGTATTGCAAAATCTCTATCTCCATTTATTTCCTCTTTATCTTCTTTTGAATAAGGAACACCAACTGAAATATGAGCACCAGAAGAATGCCCTTGAAGACAAACAAAAGCAGGATATTTTTCTTTTTTCTTATTTGGAATTAAAAGATATGCAACATTTATTACATAAGGATTTGTTGGAAAAATTATTTTCTGTAATTTATAATCAGAATGATTTTCCTCTTTTATAATTTTAAAATCAACTTTCCCTTTATCTTTATAAATTGGTCCTATAAGTTGTTTGAATTTTACTCTTAATTTTTTTCTCCAACTTTCAAAATTACTCTTTTTTGAAAAAGAAAGTTGCTTCTCCGTCTTTTTCATCAAATTTAAGTGAAAATACGATGGAGAAAGTTTTTCTTCATAATTTTTAAATTTATCCATTTTTATTCCTCCATTTTATTGTGTTTCTTAAAAATTACTACTCTCTCAATGCCATTCAGGTCATTTGTAAATTCTATAATTTTTAAATCATTAAATTTTTTATTTTTCAAAAATTTACTTTGATTATACCCTATTTCTA encodes:
- a CDS encoding alpha/beta hydrolase family protein, which translates into the protein MDKFKNYEEKLSPSYFHLNLMKKTEKQLSFSKKSNFESWRKKLRVKFKQLIGPIYKDKGKVDFKIIKEENHSDYKLQKIIFPTNPYVINVAYLLIPNKKKEKYPAFVCLQGHSSGAHISVGVPYSKEDKEEINGDRDFAIQAVKNGFVALAIEQRCFGEREEKLLKQKMENRCWDATMHSLMLGHTLISERISDVIRGIDLLYQFPFVDKRIIGCMGNSGGGTITYYASCIEDRIKISVPSCSFCTYEDSIMKIGHCMDNYIPSSFKYFGMEDLAGLIAPKFLIIVAGKEDNIFPIAGVRKAFNKAKEIYEKAGHPERIKLVVGPSGHRFYASLAWKEIMKVKEEIIRKQMGE
- a CDS encoding iron-containing alcohol dehydrogenase, producing the protein MKSSYFFMPGKVYFENEGIEKYLCEIKNYGKKVLIVSGKNFIFKSGLFNRIKNVLEKEKIKFSHFYNVEPEPDTENVEIAVDFCKKENCDCILAVGGGSAMDVGKGVAVRSKNPGKIEDYFGEKEYGNEPLPVIAIPTTSGTGSEVTRYSVIVYKKGRTKKTIRSEKIIPKMAILDSSVLATLSSKLVAATGMDAFSHSVESFLSIKSDEFSEIFSTESLKILWEFLPYAGKGDEKSKEKVFFSSLLAGLAINKTGTIIVHGMGYSLTIKYGIHHGTANALFLPYILEYLYNNGYKKEIEKLNKIWGSIENLSAFVKNMGLPFNLRDVGVKSEDIDELLELSKIGCERAIEGMKIKEIDFRKILELAF